In a single window of the Streptomyces cinnabarinus genome:
- a CDS encoding FAD/NAD(P)-binding protein, with product MDIAIVGGGSAAVGLLDALAAPDGVTTAGGETGTITVFEPSPHLWRGRPYGPDLDTVLVNSPPALMSIRSGDFGHYAAWLGERGAEHVDELLGRPLVPRALYGDYLVHTAEKAIAALGERGWLVRVVPAGVDGVARPGARLVLRTNGGEEHEATHVALCVGGGTPPDLYGLAGHPGFTGDPYPMAGTLDRIPAEADVAIIGSGLTAVDVVVSLAAHGHRGRITLLSRSGVLPYVWQRPHDLRPRHVTADRVAVLHQARGFVTLDDLTGLLRAELADAAEDFDELMAELRDTETEDPVRRLRRQLDAVDDPRIGRRVLQQTAHTVGPYAWRLLPASDRAWLRSHRRTATSVASPMVPVNAAVLMRLLDSGQLDITSGVHAVEPVNGGFRVRAGDSERTADAVVNAVNPSAQAVPLAARQLVRSLAGTGLATLHPSGGLIPADPRVHVVGDLTGGGSYITSSIPGIAAQASSTARALGTP from the coding sequence ATGGACATCGCGATCGTCGGAGGAGGTTCGGCCGCGGTCGGACTGCTGGACGCGCTGGCCGCCCCGGACGGCGTCACCACGGCCGGGGGCGAGACCGGCACGATCACGGTCTTCGAGCCGTCCCCGCACCTGTGGCGGGGGCGGCCGTACGGCCCGGACCTGGACACCGTGCTGGTGAACTCGCCCCCGGCCCTGATGTCGATCCGCAGCGGCGACTTCGGCCACTACGCGGCCTGGCTGGGAGAGCGGGGCGCCGAGCACGTCGACGAACTCCTGGGCCGGCCGCTCGTCCCGCGTGCGCTCTACGGCGACTACCTGGTGCACACCGCCGAGAAGGCCATCGCGGCTCTGGGCGAGCGGGGTTGGCTCGTACGCGTCGTGCCCGCCGGGGTGGACGGGGTCGCCCGCCCCGGAGCCCGTCTCGTGCTGCGCACGAACGGCGGCGAGGAGCACGAGGCCACCCACGTGGCGCTGTGCGTGGGCGGAGGAACACCCCCCGACCTGTACGGTCTCGCCGGCCACCCGGGCTTCACCGGCGACCCCTACCCGATGGCCGGCACACTCGACCGCATACCGGCCGAGGCCGATGTTGCGATCATCGGCAGCGGTCTGACCGCCGTGGACGTCGTCGTGTCCCTCGCCGCGCACGGGCACCGGGGCCGGATCACGCTCCTGTCCCGCAGCGGAGTGCTGCCCTATGTCTGGCAGCGCCCGCACGACCTGCGCCCGCGGCATGTGACCGCCGACCGGGTGGCGGTGCTTCACCAGGCACGGGGGTTTGTCACGCTCGACGACCTCACGGGGCTGCTGCGTGCGGAGTTGGCGGACGCGGCGGAGGATTTCGACGAGCTCATGGCGGAACTGCGGGACACGGAGACCGAGGACCCGGTGCGGCGGCTCCGCCGGCAGCTCGACGCCGTCGACGACCCCCGGATCGGCCGACGCGTGCTCCAGCAGACGGCACACACCGTCGGACCGTACGCCTGGCGGCTGTTGCCCGCATCCGACCGAGCGTGGCTGCGGAGCCACCGCCGCACGGCCACCAGCGTGGCCTCGCCCATGGTTCCGGTGAACGCGGCAGTCCTGATGCGGCTGTTGGACTCCGGCCAACTCGACATCACGTCCGGCGTCCACGCGGTCGAGCCGGTCAACGGTGGGTTCCGGGTGAGGGCCGGTGACAGCGAACGCACCGCGGATGCCGTCGTCAACGCCGTGAACCCGTCCGCGCAGGCCGTTCCGCTCGCGGCCCGGCAACTGGTCCGGTCCCTGGCCGGCACCGGCCTGGCCACACTCCACCCCTCCGGCGGCCTGATCCCCGCCGACCCGCGTGTGCACGTGGTCGGCGACCTGACCGGCGGCGGTTCGTACATCACCTCCAGCATCCCCGGCATCGCCGCGCAGGCGTCCAGCACCGCTCGGGCGCTCGGTACGCCCTGA